The DNA sequence cattaaataattaaaaatctgcTAAACAAACTTATCTAAAAGGTATTTGTATTATTATACTTCATAAATGTTATTAaatcttttaataattaaattttaaaataaaagggtGCCATTTTTTCCTTCTGTTTTTAGTTGAAACTCCAGCGCTCGGGCTTTGGATAGAGTAAATCTTTTAGCCGGTCGGTCTATTATTGTTCGATTAACAGCCCTCCAATGAATGAGTGCCAAGTAAGCTATCCATTTTAATTTCCATGTGACCACACATAGAAGATCTGGAAACTCATCCGCACCCCACTCTCGCACGGAAACAAGAAAACTCATCCCCTCCAATGGGTTGCTCCCTTAGCAATATTCAGCCCGGTAGGCTATGATAGGCTTGTTGAAGGCTTACCATTTTTTTCTAGAATAACACAACTTTTATTATGCAAGCAAGCAAGCAAACAAATCTGCCAGAGGTAAAAAGGCATAGGCATTGAAGAATTTGAAAAGCAAAAGCCAGGTTGCCATTGGAGATGAAATCGCCTATTAGAAGCTTCTCGTAAGGAGCCCATTAATAAGCTCTCAAACTCACAATGTTGGGGTGCTTGATTTTCCCAATGGTCTGTACCTCCGCGACAAACTCCGTGTACCTCTGCTGGTCGCCTCCCTCTCCCAGGATCCGTACCGCCACTGGGATCCCATTCCCCAGCACCACCTTGTATACTATCCCAAACCCATTCATTATGGTGGGAACTGGGAACTCCAGAAATGGTTTGGGTTAGGATCCAGCTAGCAATTGGTTGGGAAGACGAAGGATTGAGATGAGGAAGAAGACGGGATGGTATTCGTGGGGATTGGTTGAGTTGGTGGCAACGGAGATGGTGGGTGGCAATTTGTGTGTTTGCAGAAATTTTGATCCAGTGTGATGACCCTTATCTAATTTGTATGGAATAGCTGACGTGGTGGACTACTAGTGAAGGCTGTTAAAGCCTTAGCAACAGACCGACCGGTGCAAAGCGGTACTCCTTTGGATACCGTATGGAACTATCGTCACAGTATAGTATAGCATCGTATTACACTTTGGCACCCTTTCAACGGACTGTAATAAAAACCCACTTGAGTGTCGTAATGAAAGCCCGAAGGATCTCAAGCCACTGTATTCAATTGAGTTAGATAACCGCCATCTTGTCGCCAAAACACATagcttcttaaaaaaaaacctTGTAACTCACTCAAAATGGTTACTGGACAAGGGTAGGAACGGCTAGTTCCCCATAATATAGTTGTTAGCCAGAGATTGATGTTGCTTTTTGAAACTAGGAGAACGAATTGGTGATCTTGAGATCATAACTTGCCATATTCCAAATCGATGAACATGATAAACATCACAAGAGTTTAGAGTTCATATCTTCAAAATCTGGCTAGCTAAACTCGATATCGAATCAAACTcccattttcaactcctttgaAAAGAAAGGTTTGGGGACTCAAAATAGGAATCAAGGTTTGTTGTCCACATTCAGCAGCAGGGTTGAACCAAATGGGAGACTTTTGGAATGTAGGGCGAGATCTATGATGGAGGTGTGTTGAATGCGTGGATCTAAGTTAAGAGGTGGGCAAGTGAGATGGGTGGAGGATTTTGCCATCAAAGCTAGGTTTTGGGCTTAAAGCGTTTTTGGGTATAGATAGTAATCTTTATTTTACAATGGCTAATGACTAATGttacacctatatatatatattgaagtttAAAGAATACAGGGAGGCTGAAAAATTATGCACCAAGGTTAATAGTGGCTGGTCCAAAGTTTTATGGCTATTTACGTATTGTCTTCTAGGCCATATCCTTTTATGACTTAATTGTTTGTGAATTGCAGGTGTTAGAACTTGAAAGTAAAAATGTTAGGCTCTTTACAAAAGGGCTCAGGCATATATTCAACTAGAAGACTTGGATCTGGCTGAGTttgatattaagaaagctcttgAAATTGACCCTGACAATAGGTATATGCCAACTCCAGATGGTTTATGTAGCCAATTTTAGTTCTACAATCCCCAAAAAGCACGAAAAACTTGTGAAAATCTGTAGGTTACTTTTGTTATGTCTCACACAAACCAGACTGAAATCAACACAAGTCTATATATCTGGCtaatttgttgattttgttgCGTCAAAATGAGGATGTGAAAATTGAGCACAAGACCttgaaggagaagatgaaggAATATAATGAGAAAGAGGCCAAGTTTTATGGCAACATGTTTGCCAAGTTGAATAAAGTTGGAGTCTCATGAATCAAGAGTAAGTGAATTCTAACATTCTTTGGACTGGCTGTGTTGAGTATTTTGGGACTGACTACGTTGCTTAAACTTGGCTTGGTTCTAACATGCAGAAAAAATAAGTTTAGGAAGTTGATCCTGTGAATATAGAGAGCAAGGCACAAGCGAGCTGCAACATAGGCTTCTAACTTCCTTATGTGAAGATTAGAGTAATTGCCTAGTTTTCACGGCTACTTTTTGTTTGCCTTTAATGTGGGACTTTTTGATATTGGCATTGAGAAGTTAAAAGACATTACGATCTTATTTACAAACGTAGTATTAATAGAAGAAATTTGTGACAAATCAGTGTTTTTACCAGCTGTGGTTCCGCTGACAATTGGGTCATATATATCTATCTTTTGTCTATCTTCAGTGGTTAGTGCTGATTGATAAATTACCTCCTCTCATCAACCAATACTCTTTTTTGGACTAATTCCTTTTAAGAGTTCTTTTCTGAATTTTAGGATCTAGAGGGAGCAAGAGATACACATAGGGTAATGATAGCATCTAATGTTGCTCATGTCAATCTTTTGGAATGTTGTAAATATTGTAGAACTATGTATCTATCTTTTTCCCCATCTAGAGGCATTACCTCTTAAGGGATTCAGGTCCATCTTTCTCGTCTATATTAATAGACATGTCAGGCCGGGGAATGCTTTGGTGCTTGAAAGAAATAACCCTCAGGTCCATTATGATAGAGACAACCCTTGCAAtgttacaaaagaaaaaacacacaCTCACTGGTCATTTCAGCTTCTTTGTGTCTAGCCTTCTCCCCTCTTGGAAGTAGAAAAACTGAAAACATAACATAACCTTCACTCTGCTACTCTCATGTGACTAATTATGTTCTAGTGACATTCTTATAGGTGAAGAGGAAGATTATTAACTCTCTATATCCGCTTGGGTCTTATTTGTATCAGCTTTGTGGTTACAAGCTAGTGTTGTGGGATATCATGTAGTAAATTGGGTTTTGCATATCAAGTAGATGATGCAAAAGCCTTCTCTGTTGTGGCAGTCTGCTTTGCTTCATATTCTCCATGCTTTAAAAATTGGCCAGTATGGATGGAGAACTCCATTCTCTTGTCTAAAGAATGTAATAATCTATCAATTCCTGCCTCGTTTGGCTTGGCTTGGGCGAGCAAGTTACCTGGTACCATACTTAGCAAAGAAGCTGTATATGATAATTACTACCTCTTCGCTattttttgaagatcatatGACTTTGCCATCTTGAGACAACTTTAAGAAATGCGACTTTGAGACAACAATGATAAATTAACCCCTATAttcaaaaagataaataatatgaaGAGTACTACAATTACAAAGAAATTCATAAACATAAATCTACAAATTAACGTGACTTATacgttagatatattttataataaaagtagatTTCCAATCTAACGTACATATCAAACTACATTAGTatgttgatttatttttatagaatctttttgtgagtaaaagtaatttttcaaaacatatattcTCAAAAAAGCAAGTATGATTTCCTATGGATTGCATGGTTATACTTTTAGAAGGCCTTAATTATTGGATTTATTGATGTCACGTTTCGCAACCTGAGCAATTTCACGTAAGCCCAACTCAGTAACCTGCAACTAAGGAGAAATTAGAGTTTCAAGGTGACGAGGGATACATTCGATGCTAAAGTTAGTGCATAATTCTCTAGTGAGAGCTATGGAAAATCTCAGTGTAAGAGTCTGAAGAAGACATTTCCTTTGTGAGGGAGAGGATTCGGGAGAGATCATGGGGGTGTCATTCCGTACACGGGTTAGGTATTGCTGTCAACCCCTTGCAAGGCAACAGGGTGGCAGGGCATGGTCATGGCGACCTCTAGCACCCCATGAGGCATTTCGTCATGGCATGCCTATCCCGGGGGCGCATTGAATGCGGTGTGGTTCCCTTGCTGTGGTGTGCCCATCTCCGTGTCTCATTTAATGCAGCATGCTCTTGGCCAGACGTTCCCACTTTTAGGACGTGGCCAACTGTTGGGGCTCTGAGGCAGGTTCTATCATTGTCCTTTTCCGCGGAGACCGCTGGCTAGTAGGGGGTGTTAGGCAATTCCCCTCTTCCTCTTTAACACCCGATCGGCGTGTACTGCCCAGCTGCTGCTCCTTTAGGGTCCCCTGGGAGGCAGGATCGAGCCAATCCTTCGTCTTTGGGCCCTGGGTACTCCCTGGCCTTGTGGGCAGAGCCTGTTTAGCCCAACCCGGCCTATGTGATAACTCCCCTCACAGGATTTTTGTAACCGTAAAAGATATTTCTATgctaaaaatgaataaaatttgagGTATCATtcattttatacataaaataagaaatGCTTTAGCTTAGAAGAAATGTACAAATTGACGGGACTGGATAAGACCATTAACATTTCTTGCAtttcttaagaaaaataaaaataaaaaataataaaaaaaataaaaaaattctaacgaTCTGCTCGATCCGCGGCATCCGTCCAAGGCCGTAAGCAAGAATCCCAGTCAAAATCCTCGGAAATGGTTTCCAACATCGCTCAAAACACAATGTCCTGTGTCTCCGCTCAAAGTGAGCTGATTCCCAATCGAAAACCTGGGAAATAGTTTCCCACATTACTCAAAACAGTGTCCTAAGAGTCACCTCACCTGCTCGTCTATGAAGTCCAGACCGACAACTAAGAAACTGACTCCATTGAAATCCTCCGGCAGACAACAAGCTTCTCTCACTCATGAGTTAGTAAACAAACTGAGTGCAAGAGCGAGTTCCTTCCCCATACAAACGGTTTCTTCTAATTTTCTTGGAAATTTCTAGTTTGCTCAGTTCTTCAAGACCTGAATCTGAGGACGACCTATATATATGAAGGCTATTTTCCATGAGTGGATCAGGTTCCATTCTCAAAAGATCTTCCCAACTTATTTGCAAAGTCTCACTCACATGCAAGAACTTCCAAGCAGAACAACCCAGATATCATGATGGCATTAAAGTTGGTCACAGAAATGGTATTCTCAAAAAGAAGGTGAGGAACTATAAATGGGAATGATGGGTGCATGGTAGTGCTGGAAGGATACTCATGATAGACATGAATATTCCAGGAACATAGCTAACAACCCAAGCTGTAAGCTGAGCTTCTGGCAGGAACATGCATGGTCAGGGGAAGAAGGACGCAAAAGAgagtgaatttaaaaaatggcATGAGGACAAACATagggagaaaagaaaattcaaactgGCTTTATCGATGAACGTATTCATGCAACATGTTTTAATATTCATATCAACTTTGACCAAGCTAAGCTAGTAATGCTAGAAAAAGACCTTGGGCCTATATCGATCTTTCACTTTGGTAATAAGATGGTCATGTGCTTGCTGTGAGATTAGCCCAATTGCAGTCTACATGGCAAGAACTTTTTTTGGGTGGAATTGTTTTAAAGaacatacaaattataatctttGACTTGTCATAAAATGTCATATCAATATATAAGTCGGtgttttgataaataaactCAATATGtagaatatatttaattaaaattaagataaaaaatacgAAATCAAGATTGAGAGTGAACGAGtctcgtgtaattatttttaaaaaaataataaatataagatttttataaaaaaattaattttttaataacaaattttattattttttaaaataactatatagtaCTTACACACTTCGTAACTATAGtctaaattataaaacttttttatgCACGTAATTAGTGGCAATATATTTTACGTAGTTTTTGGTAGACAATGCACGTATGTACGATGAACCAATCAAATGTTGTATCGTGCACACAACTTTTTGTATTATCTCCCGACAGAAGCCACCGAGCTCGATCGATCGTTCGTATATTTTAAGCAGGAATTAATGCATGCATTCTGTGTTAACTCATGCGAAACAGCTAGCAAGGAGAAGAACAAAGACGTATTATTTAGGATAAAGAAAAAAGGGGTTTCGATCGTCAAGTTTTCCTTGGTTCCATAATTATAACATAAGTGCACGTCCTTTTCTTGTGAAGTTCATATTGCAGCAGTAGTAGTACTGCATGCTTGTTTGACCGTAGGggctttttagttttttaaccTTCATGACGATCGATGTGGGAAAAAGTCGCTCTCGGAGGTTTTATCTAAGGATTCAGATCAAGTTCCTGGTCTTGGTATGTGCGGGACCCAGAGAACGCGTCTCACATGTTGAAGCTCACCGCAgaaaaacatcattttctcttgttttttcattattttttggaCAGTGAGCATTTTCTGTCTCTTTGATTGTCTACCTTATCAATAAGTTTTTGGTTTTCCACCAATATCCCAATGCGATATAGATCAGAGGAAAACAGATAGGAGTGATGGCGATCGATGCATTCAGCTACACATATAGATGGATGGATTTTGGCATTTGATTGTGAGAGAGCCTTTGAAATgcagaaaaacaaaacacacgCTTACAGTTGGAGAGCATGAAGGAAATTAATAATGCATATGGTTGTTGAAACGAATGATGGGTTCTCTCAGCACAGcctgtgtgttttttttttcctcatcctCTACAAAAGGAAAGCACCAACCAAAGTTGAAATAACCCCAAAAAAGGTTTAATTCCTCCGAGGAAGATTAAAGCAAACGACCCAAATGAAAAGCTGGGAGATAGACAAAACTTCATCCTGAGGCAAAAGAAACAGAATCTGATGCAAAATGAGGGATAGAACAGTGACAGATTGGTTAATCAGATGCCTATATCTCTCAATGATCATTATAGAATGGTACTTTCTAAACAAAAGAACCACTCTCTGTCCTTAAAATCTGCCCAAACATCCTGTAATGGTAGGGTCTTATATTCTCATCGTTAGGtgggaaatatatatatgatatgattcGCGGAGAGTCGGAAGCTTttacgttcaatcaagaacgtGGATTTCAGGACTTGATTGTGACAATTGACCTGAAAATTCCCTGCTCTAAGAAGCTTGCAAGAAACATCATTTCTAACTCATAGGTTTAGATGATATTAACTGAGCTACACTTTTACTCGGTttagtttttgaaaagaaagggTGAACCAGATAGGACTTTAGGAGTTTTTTCTGAAAAAGTTTACATTTCATAGGTGTGACTCTTCTCAAGTTTCGCCACCCTAATTCTTGGATTCAGGATCATTTAGCAGTAAAGTTCAAAGTGAAAACTGCTATTGCTCATTTtccatttaaacaaaattcagTAGGTTACAAATGAATGAGTTGTAAACCAATGCAGACGTGTAAAACTAGACAAGTTTTGCTAGCAGATGATTAgggaattcaaattttaaagatgaagGGCAGAAAAAATGGTGCCAGCCAAGCCTAATTGACTTGTGCTTATGAAGGCTACATAATTTTTCCAACCACTCACCAGTTTTTTCCTGCAAAATCTCAAATGAATATCAATCCAGCTTAGGCAGAGCATGAATAAAACAGCCAAAGAATATTAATTTAGACATAATATATTAGAAAATACCAATCCCTAGAGAGGTAGCATCATGATTGGGCATTTCTAAACTTTTCTGAGACAAAACTGTCAGGATGAGCATCCATTACtactaactttttaaaatttttcttgtcattAGTTCTGGatgtattttagtttttgttttgggtgTACTAGCTATGTATTTATTATAGAATAAATTGgcatgtaaatattttatacacAGCTCCACGTTCAAAGCATCTTTCtggtaattaaaatattacacaaATTTGCAGGCCAATAATGGAGTCTCAGTATAATAATGGTTAAGACTGCAATGCATAAATCTTTTGCAGAACCCCAGAAACTGGATTTTCAACTAACAgcctcttataaaaatattagccAAATTTTTAAGGGTATCTTTACAAACCTGAATTCCACTACCTACTCTTTTTCTATATTAACAGTATATTTTAAAAGTAGGTGAGGTAATCAAAGTTATTTGATTCAATGGGCCTAGTCAGAATCTCACCACTGCCAACCTGGGATTCTTTTTTATGCTCTTTAATATTCTACACCCATTTAACTTTTGTTAAAGGAGTGGTTCTACCTTCTATCCTTtccttgatttattttttaatttttaatttttaattttaattttaattttaattttttaattctgaACTGTGAAAAGGAAACAGAAGCTTCTGCTTTTGGTTGAGTATGAAAATTACAGGAGCCCAAAATCAGCCAGAAATTATGGTTGACCCCATCTGAAGATAACCAAATGTCCTAATCATTCAAATTAGACTTTTCTGAGTGCAAAGTCCCACTTACACAGCTGGTTACAACCAAATCAGAATCAAATCTACcagatatatatgatttaacTGTTAACACTGTGCAATCGACATGACCCAGATGCAATTTATGAAAACAATCGCCAAATTTCTCGTCCAAGTGGTATAATACTTCTAATATAAACGACAAGATGACAAACAGGATTGAAAATGAAAGCTGGTAGAAAACCTTTCCTCTAATTAGCACTGTAATTAATATCTTACATATGGTGCTGTGTGACTTTTGCACCAAAAGACAGAATGGGTTATGGGATTTTACACTGGATACttctaaaggaaaaaaaaaaaaaaaaacttatccaGAAAAATAAGACAACAAAATCACCTTGACATGAAAAtcgaaaagaaaacagaaaagaaaaaaaaagttcactTCATTTGACCTAAAGATGAATGGTTCAGTAGTTCATGTAATGGTCTGAAATAAATCACTTTGTATATACAGCAGCCTCTCTCATTCTCGGGGCCTTGAATTGATGAGTGGTGCAATCAGAGCTCAGCTTATACATATGATGCTTGATCTGAGCTTGGATGATATCAATACTTATCTTGGATCACAATTTTGCTGTTATTAAAGTCATTTCCAAGCAAAACTTGATTTCCCCATTAATTTTTCCTAACCATGGAAGCTTTGTGGCTGCACTGCTGTTTCCTGGCTAGGATTTTGACCAAAACCCATCTGTACAATGGTTTGCAGGTCATCTTCACCAAACATTGGAAACTGGAAATGATCAAACAAAGGGAGAGTTAGATAGAGTGATAAATTTTTGCAGGCTAGAGGAAACAGTCGAAAATGACTTTGTTCTTTTCCCTGAATACTGTGGAAATTTACTTACTTGAGAAACGCTCTCCCTATATCCATTGAGTGGAGGTAACTGCACGCTGAGACTTTGGCATGGTGCAGTATCTAAGGGGTCCACTGAGCATTGGGTCGCTGTCCCATTAGATATGTTGCTATGCAGTGCCGGATCTTGCTGGGCCTGGTGAGCATAAAAAGCAGATGCTCTGGAATCTAATCGGAATATTGCGTGTGGCAAAGGGTTGTTTGATTGAAATATCTGAAAACCAAAAGATGAAGAGAGATTCCAGTTCAGGAAAATCGGAATGTAGAGAGAAAGGAAAGCTCTTGCGTAAAACAGAATAAAACTTACATCTTTAGATATCAGAGTATCCATGTTCAAATCCAGCCTGGTATTGACAGAAGACAATTTCATGGAGAGGAACTGCATCAGCACAAACAGAGTACAAAACCCAATTAGCAAGAATACTTCAATTTTCAAACACCTTTCACGAACTGTTGATTGACCAAATTTTAACTAACCTCGACTTGACGTTGCAACGACTGGACGTAGTTTATAATTTCGTCAAGCATAAGTGCTTTTCCCGTTACCTAAAATGGGCGAACCATAGATATTAAGGAAAAATTCAAGTAATCAATCCTCTGTATTCAAATTTGGGGATTTTCTCAAAACCTTATTGCAACCAGGTACAAGATCTTGCAGAAACTTCATCCTTTCGCTAATTTTCTCTCTTCGGACCTGTCGAAAACAGAGCAATGTCAATGGGAAGCTTggcatgacataacatgaagATCTGGAGGGAATTTGATTCATAATTCTTACCCTTTCGGCGAGACTATGGCTGTCAGTAGCCTGACCCCTTCTTGCTCTGACATGAATGTAGTCCTTGGGAGGCTCAGGAGGCTTTGCGTTAGTTTTGCTCTGTTTCTCATCCCCTGAACTGCTAGTACTGCCTTTGGCTTCCTCCTCTGCTTTAACAGGGCCATTTTCCTTTCCATTAGCCTCATTGGGCTTGCATCGCTTCGCATTCGAATTACCATTAGCTTCAGCCACCTGAAATCAAAGCAATCCCAGATTTATTAGATGCTCGACCAAATTGAAATCAGAAAATTGGATGAGATTTGACTTCTCTAGTCCATACCTTTGTACTATTGGCAAATGGTGATGATTTCGGTTCCTTTTCTTTCCCCTTGGAAGCCGATTTTCTTTTCCTGGGATTCAAAACGTTGGAAGCTTTCAACCCCGTCTCCTCGTCTGGAATTTGTTCAGAGATTGTGGATTCCTCTTGAGAATTCGCCAGCTCAGTTCGATCCTGCAATGGAGAACTGTAGTTTTCCTGGCCACGCATTTGAGATCCGACTGCTTTCAGAGAAGCACTACTTGAAACTCGGGAGAGGCTCTCAGTTTCCACTAATAGATTCGATCTATAAAGTGCTTCAGCGTTGTTTAGCCCGAATTGGCTCGTCCGATCATTGAAACTCCGGCTGGCAAAGCGGGAGAACTTGGCCGCCCTCTCTGCAAACCCAGGATCAGCAGAGAATTCTGCTACACTGGAACTCAAAGGCATTGATTTTCCCAAGCTGGGTAAGTTTTCTTTTATCAGATGATCCATCCTAGGCACGTTTGGCTTAGGAGGAGAATTCAGAGGTGTACTATAACAAGAAGTGTTGGCACTGTTATTTCCACCAATGTAAGCAGCCAATAACGGCCGAGAATGCGGCGAGATGTCACCGGAGTTGCCAATGTTTCCCAGCTTTCCAATCAACTCCCTGATCACAAAGCTTTCATGGGACAAGTTGGTATTCGACGCTGCAGGGGAGGACACAATTGAACTGAGGGCAGAATCAAAGTGTATGCCATGATCTATGGACTTTTCCCAGCTGGGATTCCGAGGGCAATCTGGGGATTGGTCGGACATGCAATTCAGCTCGGTCCCTCGAGATTCCATGGCCGATGAAAGAGAATGCCAAATGGTTGGCATTGAAGCTGAGGATTCAAAATGCATTCCTGCATTTTGAAAGAACTCGTTCTCCATGGAGGaacaaacagaaaaataaataaaagaggctAAAATCCAACAAAGTTGAGGGCTTAAAACTGATGGTTCAGCAGTTAAAGGTCTAAGCTTGTTGGAAGGTTTGGGGGGTCCTGCTTTATTTTGGTGTTAATATAAAGCAAGGTTGTGGCAAACACAAGATAGGTTGTAGAATGATTGAATGTGGGCTCAAAATGATTGCATTTGGCATTTGAGCTAATTGGGAAGAGTTGGGTTAGAGAGAAGGAGAATAAGTTTGGTCAAGAAAAGCCAAGCAAAAGctcacacacagagagagagagagagagagagaggtggggaggggaggggaggggaggggggaaGGGGATGGGTCGTGTGGGGATGAAAATAAATAGCCAAGAAAgaacagaaaaaacaaaacaataaccagaaaaaaataataaccaagAAAGAAAAGTCTGTATTTGacctttcttttttaagttctgttttcatatttctttcatAATGGTAAattcttatttctttctctccctccgcAAAAGGTGGAAGGACTAAAAGCAGGTGTTGCCCGGCCCTGGACGTCACAACAGTAAGTACCTACCTAATGTCCAACTCCTCTGCACAGATTACATGATCAGAACATCGACCATGATTCATGAaactcttcaaagaaaggtctgTGAATcgtttctgttttctttcttctttctttctttttcttgttctttgttCTTTATCTAAGAAAATAGATTAGCAGAGCCATCCATAGGTAAGAGAGAATGGTATGTAAAAGTCAATGCAGCTTGAAAGCATTGGTGCAACATGTAgcagaaaaatatgcaaagacAAAATCCTGTACAGAAGTATGCAGAACAATGGGGATGTGAATTGGCGAGCATTACAAAAAGCATGAATTGGGGGTAGAGAGTCAATTCTTGAGGTCCACAATATCTAAGCCAAGGAAAAGACGATAAAAGGAAAAAGTCCACAATAAGTGGCCATGAATGTTGAATAGGTCCAGACCAAGCTACAATTCTACCGATTGCTCTAGGAGAGGTGCAAAACACAAGCTCCTTCTAGGATCGCTTCagttattaaaaagaaataaaagcatatatattttttaaaataatatcttaaaatGCTTAAAGTTTGggcactcttttttttttttttttaaagaaattgtgCGAAAgttatcatttatattttttatgatatcaGTGTTAGGTAGTTTTAAACCTCTCTCAATTtcaaaaattagtttaagagaTGAAACTTTATCCCatacttataaattaattatcagcCTCTTCCATAATCGATGTGAgataattttaacaatttttcttaatatatcgGGTCTTAGGTTAGAGCAGCGACAATCCGTTTCTTCTACGAATTGTTAGGCTTGAAATTGTGGGTAAATCTGAATTATGATATcatgtaaaattattatttacggTAAAAAgtacattttgtttatttattttatattttaacaaaacttaCAACACGTGACAACAAACAAGCTTGCAAATAAGATATTTTCGGAAGAAAATGAATGTGTCGACTTCACATAAGAAGCCGACTGGTTTTCATGTGATGAGCAGAGCTCAGTTTATGAGAACTACAAGCAAAAGAACACCAGTCCCCTACCCGTGGCTGTGAATATTATTGATGGTACTTGTTTCCCAGTCTAAAGGCAAGGAAGAGCAAGTTTTCTCAGAGTTTTATTACCCCCATCAGATTTTGGCTGCAGCCTGCACAATTTGGCAACTTCATGAGATGAATGTGGTACCCCACAACCTTTGGTTTTGTGCCATGACCA is a window from the Carya illinoinensis cultivar Pawnee chromosome 14, C.illinoinensisPawnee_v1, whole genome shotgun sequence genome containing:
- the LOC122294815 gene encoding transcription factor bHLH62, coding for MENEFFQNAGMHFESSASMPTIWHSLSSAMESRGTELNCMSDQSPDCPRNPSWEKSIDHGIHFDSALSSIVSSPAASNTNLSHESFVIRELIGKLGNIGNSGDISPHSRPLLAAYIGGNNSANTSCYSTPLNSPPKPNVPRMDHLIKENLPSLGKSMPLSSSVAEFSADPGFAERAAKFSRFASRSFNDRTSQFGLNNAEALYRSNLLVETESLSRVSSSASLKAVGSQMRGQENYSSPLQDRTELANSQEESTISEQIPDEETGLKASNVLNPRKRKSASKGKEKEPKSSPFANSTKVAEANGNSNAKRCKPNEANGKENGPVKAEEEAKGSTSSSGDEKQSKTNAKPPEPPKDYIHVRARRGQATDSHSLAERVRREKISERMKFLQDLVPGCNKVTGKALMLDEIINYVQSLQRQVEFLSMKLSSVNTRLDLNMDTLISKDIFQSNNPLPHAIFRLDSRASAFYAHQAQQDPALHSNISNGTATQCSVDPLDTAPCQSLSVQLPPLNGYRESVSQFPMFGEDDLQTIVQMGFGQNPSQETAVQPQSFHG